The Deltaproteobacteria bacterium genome includes the window AGCACCCGGAGGAGCTTGATCAGGGCAGGGTCAACTGCCTCGAATGTCACGATAACGACGTCTCCGGTGCCCTCAAACCGTACGGCTCCTTCCCGCACACGGCGGTTTTTCTCAAGGAACACGGATCTTACGCCTCTCAGGACCAGAACCTCTGTACCGCCTGCCACTCACCCTCCTGGTGTCAGACGTGTCATGCCGGCCGCGAGGAACTCAAGCCCGGGATCAAGTACGGCAATCGCCCTGACCTGACCCTGCCTCACCGGGGGGATTTCATAATACAGCACCAGAAGGAGGGGCGGATCAACCCGGGGTTGTGCCTGACTTGTCACGGCAACCGTAACAACCAGGTATGCGGCAGGTGCCATAAGTGATGACTTCACAAGGAGTCATCACCGCGCCCGCTTAGGGGCGCTCAAATCGAAGATTTGTGAGGGAAGCGAAAATGACATTTTTCGCTTCCCGTGGAGTAAGATGTAACGGATGCACTTTTTACGACTCTATATATACAGAACCCGGGAACCAGGGGAACGGTCTGTGATATTCCGGAGGTTGGGATGAAAACAGGGATAAACAGGATAAAGAAGGGCCGGAGAATTACCGCGGGCCTTTCGATACCCGGTGTCAGAGTACTTGCCGGTTTTGCATTTCTTCTGATGGCGTCAGGGGTGATACTCGGGTGTTCCACGGCCGTCCA containing:
- a CDS encoding cytochrome C is translated as MRYVKGLLLFFTLLFLLAACAGISTRESIPLQHPEELDQGRVNCLECHDNDVSGALKPYGSFPHTAVFLKEHGSYASQDQNLCTACHSPSWCQTCHAGREELKPGIKYGNRPDLTLPHRGDFIIQHQKEGRINPGLCLTCHGNRNNQVCGRCHK